NNNNNNNNNNNNNNNNNNNNNNNNNNNNNNNNNNNNNNNNNNNNNNNNNNNNNNNNNNNNNNNNNNNNNNNNNNNNNNNNNNNNNNNNNNNNNNNNNNNNNNNNNNNNNNNNNNNNNNNNNNNNNNNNNNNNNNNNNNNNNNNNNNNNNNNNNNNNNNNNNNNNNNNNNNNNNNNNNNNNNNNNNNNNNNNNNNNNNNNNNNNNNNNNNNNNNNNNNNNNNNNNNNNNNNNNNNNNNNNNNNNNNNNNNNNNNNNNNNNNNNNNNNNNNNNNNNNNNNNNNNNNNNNNNNNNNNNNNNNNNNNNNNNNNNNNNNNNNNNNNNNNNNNNNNNNNNNNNNNNNNNNNNNNNNNNNNNNNNNNNNNNNNNNNNNNNNNNNNNNNNNNNNNNNNNNNNNNNNNNNNNNNNNNNNNNNNNNNNNNNNNNNNNNNNNNNNNNNNNNNNNNNNNNNNNNNNNNNNNNNNNNNNNNNNNNNNNNNNNNNNNNNNNNNNNNNNNNNNNNNNNNNNNNNNNNNNNNNNNNNNNNNNNNNNNNNNNNNNNNNNNNNNNNNNNNNNNNNNNNNNNNNNNNNNNNNNNNNNNNNNNNNNNNNNNNNNNNNNNNNNNNNNNNNNNNNNNNNNNNNNNNNNNNNNNNNNNNNNNNNNNNNNNNNNNNNNNNNNNNNNNNNNNNNNNNNNNNNNNNNNNNNNNNNNNNNNNNNNNNNNNNNNNNNNNNNNNNNNNNNNNNNNNNNNNNNNNNNNNNNNNNNNNNNNNNNNNNNNNNNNNNNNNNNNNNNNNNNNNNNNNNNNNNNNNNNNNNNNNNNNNNNNNNNNNNNNNNNNNNNNNNNNNNNNNNNNNNNNNNNNNNNNNNNNNNNNNNNNNNNNNNNNNNNNNNNNNNNNNNNNNNNNNNNNNNNNNNNNNNNNNNNNNNNNNNNNNNNNNNNNNNNNNNNNNNNNNNNNNNNNNNNNNNNNNNNNNNNNNNNNNNNNNNNNNNNNNNNNNNNNNNNNNNNNNNNNNNNNNNNNNNNNNNNNNNNNNNNNNNNNNNNNNNNNNNNNNNNNNNNNNNNNNNNNNNNNNNNNNNNNNNNNNNNNNNNNNNNNNNNNNNNNNNNNNNNNNNNNNNNNNNNNNNNNNNNNNNNNNNNNNNNNNNNNNNNNNNNNNNNNNNNNNNNNNNNNNNNNNNNNNNNNNNNNNNNNNNNNNNNNNNNNNNNNNNNNNNNNNNNNNNNNNNNNNNNNNNNNNNNNNNNNNNNNNNNNNNNNNNNNNNNNNNNNNNNNNNNNNNNNNNNNNNNNNNNNNNNNNNNNNNNNNNNNNNNNNNNNNNNNNNNNNNNNNNNNNNNNNNNNNNNNNNNNNNNNNNNNNNNNNNNNNNNNNNNNNNNNNNNNNNNNNNNNNNNNNNNNNNNNNNNNNNNNNNNNNNNNNNNNNNNNNNNNNNNNNNNNNNNNNNNNNNNNNNNNNNNNNNNNNNNNNNNNNNNNNNNNNNNNNNNNNNNNNNNNNNNNNNNNNNNNNNNNNNNNNNNNNNNNNNNNNNNNNNNNNNNNNNNNNNNNNNNNNNNNNNNNNNNNNNNNNNNNNNNNNNNNNNNNNNNNNNNNNNNNNNNNNNNNNNNNNNNNNNNNNNNNNNNNNNNNNNNNNNNNNNNNNNNNNNNNNNNNNNNNNNNNNNNNNNNNNNNNNNNNNNNNNNNNNNNNNNNNNNNNNNNNNNNNNNNNNNNNNNNNNNNNNNNNNNNNNNNNNNNNNNNNNNNNNNNNNNNNNNNNNNNNNNNNNNNNNNNNNNNNNNNNNNNNNNNNNNNNNNNNNNNNNNNNNNNNNNNNNNNNNNNNNNNNNNNNNNNNNNNNNNNNNNNNNNNNNNNNNNNNNNNNNNNNNNNNNNNNNNNNNNNNNNNNNNNNNNNNNNNNNNNNNNNNNNNNNNNNNNNNNNNNNNNNNNNNNNNNNNNNNNNNNNNNNNNNNNNNNNNNNNNNNNNNNNNNNNNNNNNNNNNNNNNNNNNNNNNNNNNNNNNNNNNNNNNNNNNNNNNNNNNNNNNNNNNNNNNNNNNNNNNNNNNNNNNNNNNNNNNNNNNNNNNNNNNNNNNNNNNNNNNNNNNNNNNNNNNNNNNNNNNNNNNNNNNNNNNNNNNNNNNNNNNNNNNNNNNNNNNNNNNNNNNNNNNNNNNNNNNNNNNNNNNNNNNNNNNNNNNNNNNNNNNNNNNNNNNNNNNNNNNNNNNNNNNNNNNNNNNNNNNNNNNNNNNNNNNNNNNNNNNNNNNNNNNNNNNNNNNNNNNNNNNNNNNNNNNNNNNNNNNNNNNNNNNNNNNNNNNNNNNNNNNNNNNNNNNNNNNNNNNNNNNNNNNNNNNNNNNNNNNNNNNNNNNNNNNNNNNNNNNNNNNNNNNNNNNNNNNNNNNNNNNNNNNNNNNNNNNNNNNNNNNNNNNNNNNNNNNNNNNNNNNNNNNNNNNNNNNNNNNNNNNNNNNNNNNNNNNNNNNNNNNNNNNNNNNNNNNNNNNNNNNNNNNNNNNNNNNNNNNNNNNNNNNNNNNNNNNNNNNNNNNNNNNNNNNNNNNNNNNNNNNNNNNNNNNNNNNNNNNNNNNNNNNNNNNNNNNNNNNNNNNNNNNNNNNNNNNNNNNNNNNNNNNNNNNNNNNNNNNNNNNNNNNNNNNNNNNNNNNNNNNNNNNNNNNNNNNNNNNNNNNNNNNNNNNNNNNNNNNNNNNNNNNNNNNNNNNNNNNNNNNNNNNNNNNNNNNNNNNNNNNNNNNNNNNNNNNNNNNNNNNNNNNNNNNNNNNNNNNNNNNNNNNNNNNNNNNNNNNNNNNNNNNNNNNNNNNNNNNNNNNNNNNNNNNNNNNNNNNNNNNNNNNNNNNNNNNNNNNNNNNNNNNNNNNNNNNNNNNNNNNNNNNNNNNNNNNNNNNNNNNNNNNNNNNNNNNNNNNNNNNNNNNNNNNNNNNNNNNNNNNNNNNNNNNNNNNNNNNNNNNNNNNNNNNNNNNNNNNNNNNNNNNNNNNNNNNNNNNNNNNNNNNNNNNNNNNNNNNNNNNNNNNNNNNNNNNNNNNNNNNNNNNNNNNNNNNNNNNNNNNNNNNNNNNNNNNNNNNNNNNNNNNNNNNNNNNNNNNNNNNNNNNNNNNNNNNNNNNNNNNNNNNNNNNNNNNNNNNNNNNNNNNNNNNNNNNNNNNNNNNNNNNNNNNNNNNNNNNNNNNNNNNNNNNNNNNNNNNNNNNNNNNNNNNNNNNNNNNNNNNNNNNNNNNNNNNNNNNNNNNNNNNNNNNNNNNNNNNNNNNNNNNNNNNNNNNNNNNNNNNNNNNNNNNNNNNNNNNNNNNNNNTTGTTATATTTGttgtaggtatacttacttagtgGCACATTTTACATAGAAGTGACCAGCTGAGTATTCGAAGAATGCATAACAAGTGCTTTTATCTAATCGAAATTAATTTATAGATTTGATTgttggtatattttttatttgcaggTAATATATAAACTCAATAACTCTTTCACCAATTTCAAAGCATATTTCTTGTGTAAAAAGcttatatataaattatcagtGAGTACATAACATTTACATAGtcataaaacaaagtcgcttatCACTGTTTATCCCTCTGTATGTAGTATTAAACATAATCATTTATTGCTTTATATGTGTACAAGgtcttacaaataaaattaggtaTGTCCCAATATAAACCTTGTTAGGGCACGACAATTATTCTTAAATTAACTATAATATtcttctatattattatattatttctttataaCTTAGTGTCAAAATACTCTCTTACACAAGCTCTTACAGTTATAAAAACTCCTTGAGAGCAAGTAATTCTTGAgtcttgtataaaaaaaatattgttttcaatttctttctgattttacaaattgaattttgataaatgaatTGATTAGTTTATTCCCACTCCTGAGGTTATGCCGAGGCCGAGATTGAGAACCGTCACCTGTATctgtttaaataaatctttgttATACCTTACAAATTTACATAATTCGAATAATAGTATTTCGCTTTGATGTTTTAAACTGCAAtggtttttaatgaatttttcaATAATTGATAGAGTGATTCAAGAGGAAGGTTTGAATATAACagatgtgtttttatttacattaattttaagtaaacatACAACagatcaaatgaagttaatttgttCAAGACACTCTTATCCTAATTCTGTTTGAAACGAACCTAATCAAAACTTAAGATACTTAATAATTGATTATGCGCATTAAAACAGTGtacaaaaaatcttaatttgtgaAATTTTTAAAGTCCCTAACTAAAGAGCTTTTAATGCACACATATTGAGCACAACACTGCGGACAAATCCACTCTACCTTCTTGGGAGAGTAGGTATCTACCTCATTTGCTTTCTCTTGTGATACCAAAATCTTAAAATTCTTAGATTGGATTTAATCGAGATCGAAGTTACGCGACTCATACTTTGTCCAAAAAGTTatttaacagatattttttatcaaaaaaactgaaacatttGCTGAAGTTTGTAATATAATACGTAACTAGCAACGCGGCCGGCTCCGCGCGAATCTGTACTTTTGGAGAAAGAGAGGTAAAATATGAGTTACCCGCCTTGAACTAaagacttattttttaacctCTTTTATTTCAGTTACACCCATGGCTcgctagtatattatattttagcCCGGGAAAGTTAAATTTCCCGTGGGATGGAGGACAAACTTGCGCACAACAAGTCGCTCTTAATTTGTACTGTACAGACAGCCACAGATCCATTTAAACAACACACAGAAATCAATAGACAACTCCGGTAAAACGGTCCAGTTCCATGTGATTACTATTACACTATTACAGCTCTGCTAGACAGCTTATTAATACGCAGCCGGTCAAAAGTTAACGTGCTTAAGTCCCTCGCATCGCCCACGAAGATTCATCACAATCGTCATTATTCACACACAAATTATGTAATTTCAATAAATGGAGCTTATTGAATAGTGATGAGCGTCGGTAGGCCTGCGTAGACGCCCCGTCGCGATCCTCGCACaaccgcgccggcgccggcggttTATAAGACTGTTAACAACATTTACGTAGTCCATTGCTTCGTCTACACTACCGTTGTAAAACTAGGGCATACCTCCCCGGAAATGTAAAGCGTACAACTTTAAAAGCGCCCTCGCCTCAAGTCTCATATTTCAATGGTAGTTAACTCTCCCAATAAGCACTTAGATCCTCATTGTGGGTGTTGTgtctaaaataaatgtattttgtttgaataaatCGAGCGGGTGCCGGCAGAGGTCGTGGCGGGTGTTAATGAATGCCCACTTTAGGTACTGACTAATATAAACGATGAGATGAAATGCTAAGGATCACACCACGCTTATGGGTTTTGGTCCTTAGTCACAGGTACTTATAAGTTAAATATAACTTTTTCTTAATTAGTTCTTCACTAATTTAATGATTCAGGCGTTACGTTACGGGGGTCTGTATTAATTAACTGCAAGCTTTTACTTGACTACTCCACAAAACTCGCATCATATTGCGGTCATAACTCGTATAGTTTGAAATTCGTCAGCAACAACTACaatacaacgtgttattttggatttccgttaactttgggAACGAGCAATATGTCAAATAAAGTATTCTTTCCAAGACACTTACTGCTTAAAAGATTATTAAGATAGTTAATTATGCGCGAtaacaaatatcaaaaatatggaattaattattattatgtagagCACAATCGCGCTGTTAATAGTAATTCtaactattttattatattttattctattttgtattttacctTTTTTGTGTTAGATATTGTATGTGATGTGTGAGCCTCGAATAAGGTATTTAatttcaatgaactgaaacaattaggtacagtcagcgtcatatagtacgtagcagtcaagatcaccaaatacttggaaacatccaaatagtcgttaacattgacccaatcaaggcgatcaaattgctcaggacatccatcgcgtacaaataaatcggagcacgcacatcaccactagtagcgtagcagccataatatccaaaagtatgggacacactagaaaactgagctttatataaaaggtttaaggtttaatctcgtGTTGAGTGCGAATTAACACGTCAGATtctacttttttgtttttgacaatcaccgaaaagagtaccaacttgtcagtgatcgttccgtctctttcatttggagcctgacggcttttttcacatttttatttacattgtcagaattccggattaacggatttccttttaatatggcttgaattggccagtataattacattataaaagagtttttatttaatgaaaaaggtaatgacatgtgcattttgcaccaagagactgaaaatggaacaccgttcacattatattaaagaggactagctaactggatcattggaccttacacggtatgtaataaagtcaagTTTCCTgcggtgtcccatacttttggatactttggctgctacggtataatgtcggcttgaatgttataaagtatttggcgacgtgcgtgctccactatatttgtacacgatggatgtctcgaacaatttgaccgctttgactgattcactggtaatgactattttgtatgtttccaagtatttggtgatcttgactgctacgtactatatgacgctgactgtacttacttaatttgCACACCCGCGACCCGTGATGCCGTAGATGAGCTAagtaaataattgtaatatggtcctctgcaaagtaacacctggttcaataaattatttcatttcatttctaaaaaagtaGTAAGTGTTTGCAATTTTCGCACATGCACGGCAATAATTCAATTATTCCAAGCCAGAACGACCAATTAACAAGTTAATTAAAACTCCAGTTCAGCTTCAGTTTGATCTTGTAAATGATTAAAGATTCCATCACCATTAATAAGGCAAATATTAAATCTGTTCTCAGTCTCACCACGCGCTTGACTGATGACCGTGCCCaacgttgtttttttctttattaaaacgTACTTTCTTATAGTCTGTAGTAGATAGGTAAGTACTtcagacaaaaaatattacgtCTTCATAAGGTCTTTGTTCGTGTGGAtttctttgaataaaattgCTTGTAAAGATAGATTTCCGATAAAAGGAATAGGTACATAGCGTTTATTGGAGAAGTTAACACTTTGTTAGTAGTTgaatgtgtacctacctacaacacaacacgcggcaacacttctttttgttatatttactaatttatgtttcattgctgttataaataaattattttctttctttctttcttttatttaaaagacttacacatttaatttcatttcgaTATATTTCTAAAGACATGGGTCAGTGCAATTACATGCAATCAGacatataaaataaagtgtttgaAAATAGGAACCAGTAGaggtttttgatgaaatttggtatgtaggggttttcggggatgaaagctagcttggtcttatccctGGAAAAATGCTGGTtcccgagttttagcccgagcagagctcggttgcccaggtactACATAATATAAATGTAACAACAACTATGCTTCAGCAGTCAATGAAGATGGTTTTAAGGTTTTGAGGAACAAAGTTTATTTGAACTAGAGATTAATTAAAAGCATGGTAGGAAGATAACATGAACAAAGAGCCTAGAGATATTATTAAATGCGCAGCAAAAATACACCCACCTACCTGAAGGGTTCCCTCGGACATTCCTCGCCCGCTGCCTCGGTATCGATCACCTGTGTATGCGGAGTGTACATGTCAACAAAACGTCGCGACGCAGCCGCATCACACTTATCAAAACAGTACAAAACGCGGGATGTTATCGATAGTGATCGCGGCCACGACAAGCCTCTAAATCCGTTTTTTGTGGGTTGACATCGCGCTAATAATACTCATGAGAAAAATGCGCGCCGGACCCCCGTCATCCtccttttgtttttaatttctacCTCAGTGGCACCGATTTAATTGGGCTCAACTCGAGGGAGCGCACCTTCGTATTTCACCTCGGCTCGCTTCATTTGAATATTTAAAGCATTTCGGGTCCCGAgcgtattattttctttatttacacatatttatatatttatttcagcCCCGGCGTCATTTATTTGGTGACGTGACTTACCGATGTCGCGTCCTTCCCAGTATCGACATAGTTAACGCGGTGAATTCTCTCGCGTTCCATTTAAAAGTTTGAAGTTCTCCGTAGTTTTTCTTTTTGCCGCCGCGGCCGCCGGCTGCCGCGCAGCTCGCGGGAGCGACCGCGTGTGGCGCGCTGCTCTTCGTTGTTTTCTCGTTCTCGCCAGCCTTTATCTTCAACAAGATTGCTCGTTTTTAAATGAAGTTATATCGACCCGATTGAACAGCGGGCCAGGAAGGCGAAGCgaatttttaattagtttccAAAGATACAGAATTCTAAGGAGGAATGCGGGAGTCGTGTAGCGAGAGTGCGCAGATTCTTAATTGAGACGTGAACATAGCGTTGCGAACACCAAGAGGCGATTTGTTGAATACGGGAAGATTAATTATGAACGGAGGACTTAAATCGACGGCCGTGGCCAGTACAAGCGGCCACGTCGCGGGTATTCGCTAATGAAGAGAATTAATGAACGCCATTTTTCGTAGTGCCATATCGAAGAATCGCGTGACGCCGCTGCAAGCTCGCGTCACTGCCGACCGATTATTTCATTAGCGATGATACTTTCATCGCAAACCAGTATAAAAAGGCTAGCTAATGGCCCTCGCtgaataaaattactttaaagacataatgtaggtaggtaataagtgtatttaaattacattactGTTGAGAGAAAATTATATGGATAACTAGACATAATCACTGAGACGGCACTAAGGCCACGATATTGAACCCGATGTTGTCGGGATCTCTTTTGATGAATTCACGACAAACTTTCGCCGTGTCCTCCAACAGAGTATCAGGGGTGGTGGGCCCATGGTCTATAGGGAAGGATTTGCGTCCATCCAGTTCGTAGAGATGTCCGTCCTTGTGGACAAAAGTGACGAAATGATTATTGACCGGTTCCTCAGCGTCTACTACGTCGTGACTGGCGGAGCGAATGATATCCTTATACGCATCGAGGATTGCGGCAGTGTTCTCAAGAAGCACTCCCTTGGCTGCGGCGTCTAAGCCCTGGGCGTCGTTCAGATACCGCTTTAGGAGTCCATCGCTCAGCTCGATTTGATGAGTGTTATTGGCAACACTATGAACCAAAGCAATAGTACCGCAAACGTTGCTCAAAACCTGTTTTAGATGGAACACGTCCTTTGGGACCTCTGGTGTCTTAGACTGCAGCTCAATCTCTTGCTCGGCGCGGTGTCTTTCATAAGCATCCGAAAGAGGGAACAGCAGTACTATGGCAAGGACGGGGCGCGGTACCCAGGACAATGCCTCGCCTTCCAGCCCGATAACGTCCACCATACGCCACTTGTCCGGCACGCCCAACTTCTGCAAGTATTTATTCATGGTATCGGGGTTCGACTCCATTGGTAAAGCGACCGCAGccattttttataacaagcgTTTAATTGAATCAGACAAAACGTTTGCGACTTCTACGCACAATATACAAGTGACAGCCACGTCTTTGTCGTcgacatatttttttgtagtttagtTTACAATTACAGTTCCAAGGAGGTCGAATTTTTATgccagtcattttttttattctaaggTTTTATTCATGGTGTTGATATTTAACGCCGTAGTTTACAaagtcaaaaacaataaaaaagtacttaCGGAGTGAGGAACAAGTGTGACGCGAGCCGTGGTTCGCTGTCGTAGACGCATGCATctataaaatagtaataaaagtaATGAATTCCGTTTCTttccaatttattttatgacCGAGCAAAGGTTCCTCTTACAAGAACTGAAAACATATTTCaaggaaaacaaataaaacgtTACAAACATCTGATTGTTTTTTACAAAAGGTTTAacgtttgcaggtggtaggtaggaccttgtgcaaggtccgcccggattgctaccaccatcttgctcgctaatcctgccgtgaagcagcagtccttccactgttgtgtttcggcgtggagagtaagacagccggtgaaattactggcacttgaggtatcccatcttaggcctctaggttggcaacgcatctgcaatccccctggtgttacaggtgtctatgggcggtggtgatctcttaccatcaggagacccacctgctcgtttgccatccaatcgaataaaaaaaaaaaaaaaagttgagcaCTAAACTTTCTTTCCACACATCGTCTTGATAGATCAATTAATTTGAGCGATTGGTTGACACTGTTATTGTTGGGTAAACTGCTGCACCAATCTTACATATTTGGCATCTCCTTTTATATGTGATTTCAAACAtttgtaatccatactaatattataaatgcgaaagtgtgtgtgtttgtatgattgtgtgtatgtttgtccgtctttcacgtcgaaacggagcgacggatcgacgtgatttttggcatagagatagtttatgggtcagagagtgacataggctactttttatcccgggaaaatgcacagttcccgagggaacagcgcgcgataaccgaattccacgcgggcggagccgcgggcaaaagctagtatcctctctgagagggcttggaccgtagttctcacgcgggccaaGTACGaattgggaactccacacaaaccattgaattgcttcgcaggttgtgcaggtttcctcacgattttataatttaaattcggattttgttccgcgtaccttgattttagagaagctcgatataaacccgaatttaaatcataaaattagtacttCATGACCGCGacagtctaaaacattgtgtttcctcacgatgttttccttcaccgtaaagctgatggtaaatttcaaatgtaattctaaCTTTGAGTAACTCTGTTTCTCTGTGTACTTGaaactgagtttttcgaagtttCAACTCATTGTGACATATTTAATGAACTAACTTTAGCATCAATTAACTAACAATATATTTGATAAAGGATGAGTCACACTCAAGTTTTGAGTATTTATCGAATATCCCACGCACTTGCTACAATATCTAAGCTCGCATATTAATTTCCTGATGATAGGTAATCGGACTTGACGCTATGAGATCGTTGCAACACGGATCATAATAGATAGCGTACTGTAAAGCGATCTTATCAACTTATTGGCACGCGGtataattgttattaattgCAAGATGCAGGTGGTTCTTGTTTCG
This Choristoneura fumiferana chromosome 12, NRCan_CFum_1, whole genome shotgun sequence DNA region includes the following protein-coding sequences:
- the LOC141433815 gene encoding ubiquitin carboxyl-terminal hydrolase-like, yielding MAAVALPMESNPDTMNKYLQKLGVPDKWRMVDVIGLEGEALSWVPRPVLAIVLLFPLSDAYERHRAEQEIELQSKTPEVPKDVFHLKQVLSNVCGTIALVHSVANNTHQIELSDGLLKRYLNDAQGLDAAAKGVLLENTAAILDAYKDIIRSASHDVVDAEEPVNNHFVTFVHKDGHLYELDGRKSFPIDHGPTTPDTLLEDTAKVCREFIKRDPDNIGFNIVALVPSQ